From one Macellibacteroides fermentans genomic stretch:
- a CDS encoding mechanosensitive ion channel family protein, translating into MEQITNWFNQKLLNFGTSVSVADYLDNFAVLLIIILLALAVDYICRYILLGAFKKFAKKTTNQLDDLIIEKKIINKGMHIIPSILIFTMLPLAYPSPADKEILVLLQKLCQIYIITVSLLFINSLLNLGVELFHRNDKFKDKPLKGFVQIVQVILFSVGIILLISILINESPSTIFTGIGASAAILMLVFKDTILGFVAGIQLSANDMLRVDDWISMPKYGADGTVIEITLNTVKVKNFDNTISTIPPYALISESFQNWRGMRESPGRRIKRSINLDMNSVKFCTPEMLEKYRKISLLAGYIDDTENKLQTYNQTNQIDNTILVNGRRQTNLGVFRAYLQRYLESLPEVNKEMICMVRHLQPTEKGIPMELYFFSSIKDWVIYETIQADVFDHVLAVIPEFDLQIFQELSGSDVRMFVKTENR; encoded by the coding sequence ATGGAACAAATTACCAATTGGTTTAATCAAAAGTTGCTGAACTTTGGCACATCTGTAAGCGTAGCAGACTATCTCGACAATTTTGCTGTACTACTTATAATTATATTGCTTGCTTTGGCAGTAGATTATATTTGCAGGTACATCTTATTGGGAGCATTTAAAAAGTTTGCCAAGAAAACGACTAATCAGCTGGACGATTTAATCATTGAAAAGAAAATAATAAACAAAGGAATGCATATCATTCCTTCCATTCTTATTTTCACTATGCTTCCACTAGCCTATCCATCACCTGCAGATAAAGAAATACTCGTCTTGTTGCAGAAACTATGCCAGATATATATCATAACTGTTTCGCTTCTTTTTATAAACAGCCTCCTGAATCTTGGGGTGGAATTATTTCACAGAAACGACAAATTTAAAGACAAGCCACTGAAAGGTTTTGTCCAGATTGTGCAGGTTATCTTATTCTCAGTAGGAATCATACTGTTGATCAGCATACTTATAAACGAATCTCCCTCCACTATTTTTACGGGAATTGGTGCATCTGCAGCCATTCTGATGTTGGTGTTTAAGGACACAATCCTGGGATTTGTAGCGGGCATCCAGCTGTCGGCCAACGATATGTTACGGGTGGACGACTGGATTTCGATGCCCAAGTACGGAGCCGACGGAACGGTAATTGAAATTACGTTAAATACAGTCAAGGTAAAGAATTTCGACAATACCATATCCACCATCCCTCCTTACGCACTTATTAGCGAATCTTTTCAGAACTGGAGAGGAATGCGTGAATCTCCCGGAAGACGAATCAAAAGATCTATCAATCTTGACATGAACAGCGTAAAGTTCTGTACACCCGAAATGCTGGAAAAATACCGTAAGATATCTCTTCTTGCCGGGTATATAGATGACACAGAAAATAAACTTCAAACTTACAATCAGACAAATCAGATTGACAATACTATTTTAGTAAATGGCAGACGTCAGACTAACCTGGGTGTATTCCGTGCCTATCTGCAACGCTACCTCGAAAGTCTTCCGGAAGTGAACAAAGAGATGATATGTATGGTAAGGCACCTGCAACCCACGGAGAAAGGTATTCCTATGGAACTCTACTTTTTCTCATCCATCAAAGATTGGGTAATCTATGAAACCATCCAAGCCGATGTATTTGACCATGTTCTGGCGGTGATACCGGAATTCGATCTTCAGATTTTCCAGGAATTATCCGGAAGTGATGTCCGGATGTTTGTTAAAACTGAAAATAGATAA
- a CDS encoding Dabb family protein produces MNRRRFLETASVATAVSATAGVLTSCKDDAACTLKPGEILHTVAFSLKHGKESDATNAFLSDGKKILTSIPVVRNFQVFRQTSPKCTFDFGFSMVFTNRTDFETYNNHPDHVSFVKERWETEVSGFQETDYESL; encoded by the coding sequence ATGAACAGACGCAGATTTTTAGAAACGGCATCAGTCGCCACAGCCGTGTCGGCTACAGCGGGAGTGCTTACTTCTTGTAAAGACGACGCCGCTTGCACATTAAAACCCGGAGAAATACTTCATACAGTTGCTTTTAGCCTAAAGCATGGCAAAGAATCGGATGCTACAAACGCCTTTCTGTCCGACGGAAAGAAGATTCTAACATCTATCCCGGTTGTCAGAAATTTCCAGGTATTCCGCCAGACCAGTCCCAAGTGCACATTCGACTTCGGATTTTCGATGGTCTTTACGAACCGTACGGATTTCGAGACGTACAACAACCATCCCGATCATGTTTCATTTGTAAAAGAAAGATGGGAAACTGAAGTCAGCGGATTTCAGGAAACCGATTACGAGAGCCTATGA
- a CDS encoding SGNH/GDSL hydrolase family protein, protein MNKDTTFGRLIGILFITMFVCLALYMLPDTILGYKIKKVDLLSDLRIKDDSVSIDQLKRKLAIADSLLTDSINKARLAQSAETDSFSIALRDSLYKAMQSSWSAADSQGVRLEDFSLGHVGLKRFFAALKNAQERRGQVRIAFMGDSFIEGDIMVADFRNAMQQKFGGRGVGFVPIASSVSQYRPTVEHHFGGWNTFSLLTDKSKKYTLPGMVFEAQEGANANFRTVNRYATLREVSALKLVYEQNANSQVQLVSNSSADTAYQDLPATNTVTQRTWTGHFTNASFRFNRTEGLRVLGVSMEDTTGVVVDNYSLRGNSGLILEQMDPSRCEALNAIRRYDLIVLQYGLNVVSDEMLHYGWYRQRMVQVIKHVQRCFPNADILLLGVSDRSRQEEGTFKTMPAVLALLHAQRQIAQQAGVCFWNVFGAMGGENSMVRYVDNNWASKDYTHLSFRGGKEIGMSLFKAVLIEKQFYDEAEKALR, encoded by the coding sequence ATGAATAAAGACACGACTTTTGGCAGACTGATAGGAATCCTATTCATAACTATGTTTGTTTGCCTGGCTCTATATATGCTGCCCGACACTATCCTGGGATACAAAATAAAGAAAGTAGACTTACTTTCGGATCTCAGAATCAAAGATGACTCGGTGTCTATCGACCAATTGAAACGCAAACTTGCCATAGCCGATTCGTTGCTGACAGACTCTATCAATAAAGCCCGGTTGGCACAATCGGCCGAAACCGATTCGTTTTCAATCGCCCTAAGGGATTCACTTTACAAAGCAATGCAATCGTCATGGTCGGCAGCCGACTCGCAGGGGGTACGGCTGGAGGATTTTTCACTGGGACATGTAGGTTTAAAACGCTTCTTTGCAGCACTTAAGAATGCCCAGGAGCGAAGAGGGCAGGTCCGCATCGCATTTATGGGAGATTCGTTCATAGAAGGAGATATCATGGTAGCCGATTTTCGTAATGCCATGCAACAAAAGTTTGGCGGACGAGGCGTCGGTTTTGTCCCTATCGCTTCTTCTGTTTCGCAATATCGTCCCACGGTGGAACATCACTTTGGCGGATGGAATACATTCTCGCTGCTTACAGATAAAAGTAAGAAATATACATTGCCCGGAATGGTGTTTGAAGCCCAAGAGGGTGCAAATGCTAATTTCCGAACCGTAAACCGTTATGCAACTCTCCGTGAAGTCTCCGCCCTAAAGCTGGTATACGAACAGAATGCCAATTCGCAGGTTCAACTTGTCAGCAACAGCTCGGCAGATACTGCTTACCAGGATCTTCCGGCAACGAATACGGTTACGCAACGAACCTGGACAGGTCACTTTACCAATGCCTCTTTCCGTTTTAACCGCACCGAAGGATTACGTGTACTGGGCGTTTCGATGGAAGATACAACAGGCGTTGTGGTAGATAATTATTCCTTACGCGGAAACTCGGGCCTTATACTGGAACAGATGGATCCTTCCAGGTGCGAAGCTCTGAATGCCATCCGCAGGTACGATTTAATCGTACTGCAATATGGACTCAATGTTGTAAGCGACGAGATGCTTCATTATGGCTGGTACCGCCAGCGAATGGTGCAGGTGATAAAACATGTGCAGCGCTGTTTCCCCAATGCTGATATTCTATTGCTGGGGGTATCCGACCGCAGCCGACAGGAAGAGGGTACCTTCAAAACTATGCCAGCTGTATTGGCCCTCTTGCATGCACAACGGCAGATTGCTCAACAAGCAGGCGTTTGTTTCTGGAACGTGTTCGGTGCCATGGGTGGCGAAAACAGTATGGTGAGATATGTAGACAACAACTGGGCAAGCAAAGACTACACACACCTCAGTTTCAGAGGAGGGAAGGAGATAGGAATGTCTCTATTCAAAGCAGTGTTAATAGAAAAACAATTTTATGATGAAGCAGAAAAAGCACTTCGATAA
- a CDS encoding GDSL-type esterase/lipase family protein has product MMKQKKHFDKETLMGCLIASLVLVSSIHFAFGVTKGSDTNLLPTATLELLPVPSAGSVSFEVDSLNVIQDNQHALDPIFRLLDSLRSGKDTVLTIVHLGDSHLQAGYNTGKIMRLMQHDFGNAGRGWISPLKLSKTNEPDDYFIRSENNSWVSGRITQSAPKCLIGPGGIGIQTNLHNVNLDVSIAPNNGMGYSFNKAILYRHPQAAFLQPSDPDHRIVALKGADTTDPALVADTFCLPKLTDVLSLKGVADKVDSTNTGSSDAFMNTFYGLSLTNGNPGVLYHSIGVNGALYENYTKESYVRQLALLKPTLLIISLGTNESFGRNFNKADFEKQIDRFVTMLKTYMPETTLMLTTPAECYKRTRVKKKRVYVRNTRTEQVAQTIVNYAREKGIACWDLFSATGADGSCKSWYKAGLFGKDRVHFTVEGYKEQGTLFYKAFIKKYNNHLEQNGNL; this is encoded by the coding sequence ATGATGAAGCAGAAAAAGCACTTCGATAAAGAGACCTTGATGGGTTGTCTTATTGCATCACTCGTGCTTGTTTCAAGCATTCATTTTGCATTCGGAGTCACAAAAGGCTCTGATACGAACTTGTTGCCGACTGCAACTCTCGAATTACTGCCCGTTCCTTCTGCCGGATCAGTTTCTTTTGAGGTTGATTCGCTGAATGTGATTCAGGACAACCAGCATGCGCTGGATCCGATCTTTCGTTTGCTTGATTCTTTGCGATCGGGAAAAGATACGGTACTTACTATCGTACATTTGGGTGATTCTCATCTGCAGGCAGGATACAATACGGGTAAAATAATGCGGTTGATGCAACATGATTTTGGCAATGCGGGCAGGGGATGGATTTCTCCTTTAAAATTGTCTAAGACCAACGAGCCCGACGATTATTTCATCCGTTCCGAAAATAACAGCTGGGTGTCCGGACGTATTACACAATCGGCCCCCAAATGCCTGATCGGTCCCGGGGGAATTGGAATTCAAACTAATCTTCATAACGTAAACCTGGATGTTTCAATTGCTCCAAATAACGGAATGGGTTATTCATTCAATAAGGCCATCTTATACCGTCACCCTCAGGCTGCCTTTCTGCAGCCATCTGATCCCGATCATCGCATTGTTGCTTTAAAAGGAGCCGATACAACAGACCCCGCTCTGGTTGCAGATACCTTCTGTTTGCCTAAGCTTACAGATGTATTGTCACTGAAGGGTGTCGCGGATAAAGTCGATTCTACAAATACAGGTAGTTCCGATGCGTTTATGAATACCTTCTACGGGTTATCTCTTACCAATGGCAATCCCGGGGTTTTGTATCATTCCATCGGAGTAAACGGTGCTTTGTACGAAAACTATACCAAAGAAAGCTATGTAAGGCAACTGGCTTTGTTAAAACCTACATTGCTTATTATATCGCTGGGCACCAACGAAAGTTTTGGCAGGAATTTCAATAAAGCAGATTTCGAGAAACAGATAGATCGTTTTGTTACGATGCTTAAAACTTACATGCCCGAAACAACATTGATGCTTACAACTCCGGCCGAGTGTTACAAACGGACGCGTGTCAAGAAAAAAAGAGTCTATGTAAGAAATACCCGCACCGAGCAGGTGGCTCAGACAATTGTAAATTATGCAAGGGAGAAGGGTATTGCCTGTTGGGATCTATTTTCGGCAACCGGAGCCGATGGTTCTTGTAAAAGTTGGTACAAGGCGGGTTTGTTTGGAAAAGACCGGGTTCATTTTACTGTAGAAGGATATAAGGAACAAGGAACGTTGTTCTACAAGGCATTTATCAAAAAATATAACAATCATCTCGAACAGAATGGAAATCTTTAA
- a CDS encoding TldD/PmbA family protein, producing MSFNRREFIKTGGIVMLGSLATPSILGEVAESYAGKAAGVLFALNHFGVSEGDLKKVLGVALEKGGDYADLFFEHSFNNYIGLQDGAVNRASSNIDYGVGIRVLSGDQSGYAYVENVTLQDMLTAARTAARIANVKGNKAAVNLTEKPIVQNYYAVKTPWSEIAVNEKMPHLQKLNEKVFALDKRVHKVSASLSDSTSHILFCNSEGIMYYDYRPMVTLGVQCIMEANGKIENAYASRAFRMGTEFLTDELIDELANESVKKTSILFEAVKPKGGEMPVVMGAGGSGILLHEAIGHAFEADFNRKNTSIFSDQLNKKICNEHINVVDDGTIPFNRGSVNIDDEGIEGQKTYIVKDGVLTSYLHDRISAKHYGIRSTGNGRRESFRQMPMPRMRATYMEDGNVTEEEMIASVKKGIFADVFTNGQVQIGAGDFTFFVKSGYLIEDGKLTQPIKDINIIGNGPKALADITMVGNNYKMDNGTWTCGKDGQSCPVTCGMPSALVSKLTVGGEN from the coding sequence ATGAGCTTTAACAGACGGGAATTTATTAAAACAGGAGGAATTGTTATGCTGGGATCTTTAGCTACTCCCTCAATATTAGGTGAAGTTGCAGAAAGTTATGCCGGCAAAGCCGCCGGCGTGTTATTTGCCTTGAATCACTTCGGTGTTTCGGAAGGCGATTTAAAAAAGGTTTTGGGGGTAGCTCTCGAAAAAGGGGGCGATTATGCCGATCTCTTTTTTGAACATTCGTTTAACAACTATATCGGACTACAGGACGGGGCAGTGAACCGTGCCAGTTCAAATATAGATTATGGTGTTGGTATCCGTGTTCTGTCGGGCGATCAGAGCGGTTATGCATACGTAGAAAACGTCACTTTGCAAGACATGCTTACGGCGGCCCGTACTGCGGCTCGTATTGCCAATGTAAAAGGAAACAAGGCTGCGGTGAATCTTACAGAGAAGCCCATTGTTCAGAATTATTATGCGGTGAAGACTCCCTGGAGTGAAATTGCCGTAAACGAAAAGATGCCCCATCTTCAGAAACTGAATGAAAAGGTTTTCGCTTTAGACAAAAGGGTTCACAAGGTATCGGCATCTCTTAGCGATTCTACTTCGCACATTCTTTTCTGCAATTCGGAAGGCATTATGTATTACGATTACCGCCCCATGGTTACATTAGGTGTTCAATGCATTATGGAAGCCAACGGCAAAATTGAGAATGCCTATGCATCGAGAGCTTTTCGTATGGGTACCGAATTTCTTACCGACGAATTGATTGACGAACTGGCAAACGAATCTGTAAAAAAGACATCCATCCTGTTCGAAGCTGTAAAGCCTAAAGGCGGAGAAATGCCGGTGGTTATGGGTGCCGGAGGTTCGGGTATTCTGCTACACGAGGCTATAGGACACGCTTTCGAAGCCGACTTCAACCGAAAGAACACCTCCATATTCTCGGATCAGCTCAATAAAAAGATTTGCAACGAACATATCAATGTGGTAGACGACGGTACCATTCCTTTTAACCGGGGTTCTGTAAACATAGACGACGAAGGTATAGAGGGACAAAAAACATACATCGTAAAAGACGGCGTTCTAACCAGCTACCTGCACGACCGCATCAGTGCCAAACACTACGGCATACGTTCTACGGGTAATGGCCGGCGCGAATCGTTCCGTCAGATGCCTATGCCCCGTATGCGTGCCACCTATATGGAAGATGGAAACGTAACGGAAGAAGAGATGATCGCTTCGGTAAAGAAAGGTATTTTTGCCGATGTATTTACCAACGGGCAGGTTCAGATCGGGGCCGGCGACTTCACCTTCTTCGTTAAGTCTGGTTATTTAATCGAGGATGGCAAGCTTACTCAACCTATCAAAGATATAAACATCATCGGTAACGGTCCGAAGGCTTTGGCAGACATCACCATGGTGGGTAATAATTATAAGATGGACAACGGAACCTGGACTTGCGGAAAAGACGGACAGTCCTGTCCGGTTACCTGCGGAATGCCTTCCGCATTGGTCAGCAAACTAACAGTTGGAGGAGAAAATTGA
- a CDS encoding MBOAT family O-acyltransferase produces MEIFNLDLSRIPSLLGYQPGAPMIFSSGLFFFLFILFVLIYIPLRKYSYARIFYVTLFSLYFYYKSSGIWFLLLMFTASSDFCIGRLLSLSSNNLERKLLVALSLCVNLGMLGYFKYTNFLCQAFTGLGVEIGQIFGIEQLQKLSYQPMDIFLPVGISFFTFQSLSYIIDIYRGRIQSLKRWIDYVFYVSFFPQLVAGPIVRARDFIPQIYKTPSVSKAEFGEGLFLIVCGLFKKAVISDYISLNFVDRIFDAPLLYTGVENLLGIYGYALQIYCDFSGYSDMAIGIALLLGFRFNINFDSPYQSATITEFWRRWHISLSSWLKDYLYISLGGNRKGKVRTYLNLLITMLLGGLWHGASVRFLIWGAIHGISLAVHKFVMGRFSSFKQSGELMNPLRRVIGVLITFHVVCFGWIFFRADSMQRVGEMLTQIATNFHPEVFLQFLSGYKVVSFMMITGYLMHFMPRKAEMKMQLAVTKSPLVIQALILIIAVFIVFQVKSAGVQPFIYFQF; encoded by the coding sequence ATGGAAATCTTTAATCTGGATTTATCACGTATTCCCAGTTTGCTTGGGTATCAACCTGGCGCTCCTATGATTTTTAGCAGCGGTCTGTTTTTCTTTCTGTTTATTTTATTTGTATTGATTTATATACCGTTGAGAAAATACTCATATGCAAGGATATTCTATGTAACACTTTTTTCTCTCTATTTTTATTATAAAAGCAGCGGAATCTGGTTTCTGTTATTGATGTTTACAGCTTCGTCCGATTTTTGTATCGGCCGACTTCTTTCTTTGTCGTCCAACAATCTGGAGCGTAAATTGCTGGTAGCATTAAGCCTTTGTGTAAACCTGGGTATGTTGGGCTATTTTAAATATACCAACTTTTTATGTCAGGCATTTACAGGTCTCGGAGTTGAAATAGGACAGATTTTCGGTATCGAGCAATTGCAGAAGCTTAGCTATCAGCCGATGGATATCTTCCTGCCGGTTGGTATTTCTTTTTTTACGTTTCAGTCGTTAAGTTATATTATCGATATCTATCGCGGACGAATTCAATCGCTGAAAAGATGGATCGACTATGTGTTCTATGTTTCGTTCTTCCCTCAGCTGGTAGCCGGACCGATTGTTCGTGCGCGGGATTTTATTCCACAGATATATAAAACACCTTCGGTATCGAAAGCCGAATTTGGAGAAGGGCTTTTCCTGATTGTGTGCGGATTATTTAAGAAGGCGGTGATTTCCGATTATATAAGCCTGAATTTCGTAGATCGTATTTTCGACGCTCCGTTGCTATACACGGGGGTAGAAAACTTATTGGGCATCTATGGATATGCATTGCAGATTTATTGCGACTTCTCCGGCTATTCGGATATGGCAATCGGTATCGCTTTACTGCTTGGGTTCAGGTTCAATATCAATTTTGATTCACCCTATCAATCGGCCACCATCACCGAATTTTGGCGTAGATGGCATATCTCTCTTTCTTCCTGGTTAAAAGATTATCTATATATCTCCTTGGGTGGTAACCGAAAAGGAAAGGTTCGGACCTATCTTAATCTGTTAATAACCATGCTTCTGGGCGGTTTGTGGCACGGTGCTTCTGTGCGTTTCCTTATCTGGGGAGCTATTCACGGAATATCCCTGGCTGTACACAAATTCGTGATGGGCCGATTTAGCAGCTTTAAGCAATCGGGCGAATTGATGAATCCGCTTCGAAGGGTAATCGGAGTGCTTATAACATTTCATGTTGTATGCTTCGGATGGATTTTTTTCCGTGCAGATTCCATGCAACGGGTAGGAGAGATGCTTACTCAGATTGCAACAAACTTCCATCCCGAAGTTTTTCTTCAATTCCTATCTGGTTACAAAGTGGTATCATTTATGATGATTACAGGGTATCTGATGCACTTTATGCCTAGAAAAGCAGAAATGAAAATGCAGCTGGCTGTAACTAAGTCGCCTTTGGTTATCCAGGCGTTGATACTAATTATAGCTGTATTTATTGTTTTTCAGGTTAAAAGTGCCGGGGTTCAACCCTTTATCTATTTTCAGTTTTAA
- a CDS encoding anaerobic sulfatase-maturation protein, whose amino-acid sequence MSTLATPFARPLYMMVKPVGSVCNLACKYCYYLEKGNFYPEKKNSIMTDELLEKFVQEYINSQTMSEILFTWHGGEPLMRPISFYKKALEFQKIYGRGKQIDNCIQTNGTLLTDEWCQFFKENNFLVGISIDGPQEFHDEYRRNKQGQPSFYKVKKGIDLLKKHGVEYNAMAVVNDYNVDYPLEFYNFFKEIECHYIQFSPIVERIHEQNDGTKLTHPLQQNQEIKLAPFTVDSEKWGNFLCAIFDEWLKEDVGTYFVQLFDAALANWVGEQPGICTLAKTCGHAGIMEFNGDVYSCDHYVFPEYKLGNIRTHSLTEMMYSPKQLKFGADKADTLPNQCKSCEYLFACNGECPKNRFLTTADGEPGLNYLCKGLKKYFTHIAPYMDFMKKELMAQRPPANVMDWARKQKQ is encoded by the coding sequence ATGAGTACATTAGCTACGCCCTTTGCGCGTCCGCTTTACATGATGGTGAAACCTGTGGGGTCTGTATGTAATCTGGCTTGCAAATATTGCTATTACCTTGAAAAAGGGAACTTTTATCCGGAAAAGAAAAATAGTATAATGACTGATGAGCTTCTTGAGAAATTTGTTCAAGAGTACATCAACAGTCAGACTATGAGCGAAATCTTATTTACATGGCACGGAGGTGAACCACTGATGCGTCCTATCAGCTTTTATAAAAAGGCGCTGGAGTTTCAGAAAATATACGGACGTGGCAAACAAATAGATAATTGTATCCAGACAAACGGAACGTTGCTTACAGATGAATGGTGCCAATTCTTTAAAGAGAATAACTTCCTGGTGGGGATATCAATTGACGGTCCACAGGAGTTCCACGACGAATACAGACGGAACAAGCAGGGACAACCCTCCTTTTATAAGGTAAAGAAGGGAATCGACCTGTTAAAAAAACACGGAGTCGAATATAATGCGATGGCTGTGGTTAACGACTACAATGTTGACTATCCCCTCGAGTTTTATAATTTCTTTAAGGAAATAGAATGTCATTATATTCAGTTTTCACCCATTGTGGAACGTATTCATGAACAGAACGACGGTACTAAACTTACTCATCCGCTACAACAGAATCAGGAAATAAAGCTTGCGCCTTTTACTGTTGATTCCGAAAAATGGGGCAATTTTCTCTGCGCCATATTCGACGAATGGTTAAAGGAGGACGTGGGAACCTATTTCGTTCAGCTGTTTGATGCAGCCCTGGCCAACTGGGTTGGAGAACAACCCGGTATATGTACGCTGGCAAAAACATGCGGACATGCAGGTATTATGGAATTTAACGGAGATGTTTATAGTTGCGACCATTATGTTTTTCCGGAATATAAACTCGGAAATATACGTACACACTCGTTAACGGAAATGATGTATTCGCCAAAGCAACTTAAATTTGGCGCCGATAAGGCAGATACGCTGCCCAATCAGTGTAAATCGTGCGAATACCTTTTTGCCTGCAACGGGGAATGCCCGAAAAACCGTTTTCTTACAACAGCCGACGGCGAACCGGGACTAAACTATTTGTGTAAAGGTTTAAAAAAATACTTCACACATATTGCGCCTTACATGGATTTCATGAAAAAGGAACTCATGGCTCAACGTCCGCCAGCCAATGTGATGGATTGGGCGCGTAAGCAGAAGCAATAA